A single window of Pontibacillus chungwhensis DNA harbors:
- a CDS encoding DUF2254 domain-containing protein: MSLFGYIKKYGSMSRRQRKTELNSTLWFMPLWYIAGAILLSIFTFYLDYILDVGSYLPVGLGFSGTTLQVLLSALVGGVLTLSAFTINSLLVALTTFSGQFSSKMLVNFVSDKMTQHVLGIFNGSFIYVLLNFLYVTHEKEEYIFATPILSILTAVIAALTFVYFINHTTTWMQVHNISFNMNAKSKSVQDSLIREEEPFILEYEKGLVQKLPDEQGQVQLAPKTGYVQLADIKRIVQEAEKDGVTVKLEAGIGEFVLSEAPLLTIWANGNPVDGMKYLDLIEIGEKQTEIQDLEYGVNKLAEVAIKAIGNNDPLTVSNTLHQITDLLKSIGKRSNFSPYLGDGEGKLRFILDQKDFSFYLHKGFAHVREYANNNTTILAEILRMTALLAKVLPEKLHKDLWEFSYETVLGLNDCQLHRQDCYTLLDPLYKIARDTKEVDAFQSVKENLLCTIRVDPQFG; the protein is encoded by the coding sequence ATGAGCTTGTTTGGTTACATTAAGAAATATGGTTCCATGTCAAGAAGACAGCGAAAAACAGAATTAAACTCTACTCTTTGGTTTATGCCGCTATGGTATATTGCAGGCGCAATATTATTATCGATTTTTACTTTCTACCTGGATTATATATTGGATGTTGGTTCTTATTTGCCAGTAGGGCTCGGTTTTAGTGGGACAACTCTTCAAGTACTTTTGAGTGCACTTGTTGGTGGTGTCTTAACACTAAGTGCTTTTACAATTAACTCTTTGCTCGTTGCTTTAACAACATTTAGCGGCCAGTTCTCATCCAAGATGCTAGTTAACTTTGTTAGTGACAAGATGACTCAACATGTATTAGGGATTTTTAATGGAAGTTTTATTTATGTACTCCTTAACTTCTTGTATGTCACGCATGAGAAAGAAGAATATATATTTGCAACGCCCATTTTATCTATTTTGACGGCTGTGATTGCAGCGTTAACCTTCGTTTACTTTATTAATCACACGACCACTTGGATGCAGGTTCATAATATTAGTTTTAATATGAATGCGAAATCAAAATCCGTGCAAGACTCTCTTATTCGGGAGGAAGAACCGTTTATACTCGAATATGAGAAAGGTCTTGTACAAAAGTTACCAGACGAACAAGGACAGGTTCAACTCGCTCCAAAAACCGGTTACGTTCAATTAGCTGATATTAAGAGAATTGTGCAAGAAGCTGAGAAAGATGGAGTGACGGTTAAGCTTGAAGCTGGAATAGGGGAGTTTGTACTTAGTGAAGCTCCCTTATTAACAATTTGGGCAAATGGGAACCCTGTTGATGGAATGAAATATTTAGATCTAATTGAAATCGGAGAGAAGCAAACAGAAATTCAAGATCTTGAATACGGTGTGAATAAACTTGCTGAAGTTGCCATTAAAGCGATTGGAAATAATGATCCATTAACAGTTTCCAACACACTCCATCAGATTACGGACTTATTAAAAAGCATAGGGAAGCGATCAAATTTTTCCCCTTATCTTGGAGATGGGGAAGGGAAACTTCGTTTTATACTGGATCAAAAAGACTTTAGTTTTTATCTTCATAAGGGATTTGCACACGTACGTGAATACGCGAATAACAATACAACCATACTGGCAGAGATTTTACGTATGACAGCTCTTCTAGCCAAGGTGCTTCCTGAGAAACTTCACAAAGACTTGTGGGAATTTTCTTATGAAACGGTATTAGGCCTGAATGATTGTCAATTGCATAGGCAAGATTGTTATACCCTTCTTGATCCATTGTATAAGATTGCCAGAGACACAAAGGAAGTCGATGCTTTCCAGAGTGTGAAAGAAAACCTCTTGTGCACCATTCGTGTAGACCCACAATTTGGATAG
- a CDS encoding class I SAM-dependent methyltransferase, producing MEWVKEFYNKQYELLTNNPMILTLRDDLVDKMEELIESKPEKILELGAGTGQFAVAAAKRGYEVTVIELAPKAIEKMRTLARDHNVEDTLHIYEGDFYETTIKETFDCICYWDGFGIGTDTDQTKLLQLIGIWLNEDGQALIDCYTPWYWANTAGIEMSFDEIMRLYDFDPYHCRMIDTWWSSRDESQAVTQSLRCYSPADLELLLKESTLFLDHSIPGGAMDYTTGEFNEEAPLHRAMSYTARLKKDKS from the coding sequence ATGGAATGGGTTAAAGAATTTTACAATAAGCAATATGAACTCTTAACCAATAACCCTATGATTCTGACGCTTAGGGATGATTTGGTTGATAAAATGGAAGAATTAATAGAATCCAAACCTGAAAAGATCCTGGAGCTCGGAGCAGGCACAGGACAGTTTGCAGTCGCTGCCGCTAAACGAGGGTATGAGGTTACGGTTATTGAACTAGCGCCGAAAGCAATAGAAAAAATGAGGACCCTGGCAAGAGATCATAATGTGGAGGATACACTTCACATTTATGAAGGGGACTTCTATGAAACTACAATTAAAGAGACATTCGATTGCATTTGTTACTGGGACGGATTCGGAATCGGAACAGATACCGATCAAACCAAACTCCTCCAGCTTATTGGGATTTGGTTAAACGAGGATGGCCAAGCACTGATCGACTGCTATACACCCTGGTACTGGGCAAACACAGCTGGAATAGAAATGAGCTTTGATGAGATTATGAGGCTATACGATTTCGATCCGTATCACTGCAGGATGATTGATACGTGGTGGTCAAGTCGAGACGAAAGCCAAGCGGTGACCCAGTCTCTCCGATGTTATTCTCCAGCTGACCTTGAACTTCTGCTAAAGGAGAGTACACTCTTCTTGGATCATTCTATACCAGGCGGGGCAATGGATTATACCACAGGAGAATTTAATGAAGAAGCTCCTCTCCACAGAGCCATGTCCTATACAGCTCGGTTAAAGAAGGATAAATCCTAA
- a CDS encoding YdbC family protein → MILKWIECIVPFQKRNAFSQAQAKWGQLKRIDGFIGQIGGWEKTDARKAFILAFWTDLASYQSFMNNEHERFVQENQQESTYDFISVSLYSNEDQVNVRPFLERGEMVCYSGEYMDKALKFNSLLAHDSSIYISAVEECNKCKDIIELEKEWRVTQSQKEG, encoded by the coding sequence ATGATCTTAAAGTGGATTGAGTGTATCGTTCCGTTTCAAAAAAGAAATGCTTTCTCACAAGCACAGGCTAAGTGGGGACAACTTAAACGGATAGACGGATTCATTGGGCAAATTGGCGGTTGGGAGAAAACGGATGCTCGGAAAGCGTTTATTCTTGCTTTTTGGACAGATCTTGCTTCCTATCAATCGTTTATGAATAACGAACATGAACGCTTTGTTCAAGAGAATCAGCAGGAATCTACCTATGATTTCATCTCCGTATCTCTATATTCAAATGAAGACCAAGTGAATGTCAGGCCTTTCTTAGAAAGAGGGGAGATGGTTTGTTACAGTGGAGAATATATGGATAAAGCTTTGAAATTTAATTCTTTACTCGCCCATGATTCAAGCATATATATAAGCGCTGTAGAAGAGTGCAATAAATGTAAAGATATAATCGAATTAGAGAAGGAATGGAGAGTCACACAAAGTCAGAAGGAGGGCTGA
- a CDS encoding MFS transporter, translating to MDKHRKATYHLWTFAMSKLISSFGSSVYGFGMSLYILNVTGSATGFAINLLCNTLPRAILAPFAGTLADRKSKKKIVLISQGGASVIVLSLLGFSFIQELYVSAIYTTTALLSICSTFTSITLTSSITQLFNQEKLQKAMAFQQASISLSTIGGPIVGGALFGLFSMKVFLLIHISSYIIAILLEATMNFTLYRKQPFSKPSPFRQSLLEGLRYVKSNENLLRLFCTGLVVNFFAVSLVVGLPFIAVEKLRIQSAHFGIIEGTFAAGMLVTSIYFSIRKSFRSPLLLTKWGIVVASFIMVMTTLPLFIPLSYGGNVSFYMVIGLIYGITLTFVNTPLGVLLQNVIEDEVKGRVFGILEMMAQGLSPLGMIIYGLALDTIGPGWSIIPSSFCMTAFTLLLLNQKRLKYIPTSYSSIS from the coding sequence TTGGATAAGCACAGGAAAGCTACATACCATTTATGGACGTTTGCAATGAGTAAGCTCATTTCTTCATTTGGAAGCAGTGTGTATGGCTTTGGAATGAGCTTGTATATTCTAAACGTTACAGGTTCAGCTACGGGATTTGCGATCAATTTACTCTGTAATACTCTCCCGCGAGCGATTCTTGCACCCTTTGCCGGAACTCTTGCAGATCGCAAATCGAAGAAGAAAATTGTTCTTATCTCTCAAGGAGGAGCCTCTGTTATTGTCCTTAGTTTACTGGGCTTTTCCTTTATTCAGGAACTCTATGTCTCTGCTATTTACACCACTACAGCTCTATTATCGATCTGCTCTACCTTCACAAGTATCACGCTTACTTCTTCAATTACTCAACTATTTAACCAGGAAAAACTTCAAAAAGCCATGGCCTTTCAACAGGCTTCTATTTCCTTATCTACAATAGGAGGACCAATTGTAGGTGGTGCATTGTTTGGACTCTTCTCTATGAAAGTCTTCCTGCTGATCCACATTTCAAGCTATATCATCGCGATTCTGCTAGAGGCTACAATGAATTTTACTCTTTACAGAAAACAACCTTTCTCCAAGCCTTCTCCATTTCGTCAGTCGCTGTTAGAGGGTTTGCGATATGTAAAGAGTAACGAGAATCTCTTAAGGTTATTCTGTACTGGTTTAGTCGTTAATTTTTTTGCCGTGTCTTTGGTGGTAGGACTTCCATTTATTGCTGTCGAAAAACTTAGGATTCAATCTGCACATTTTGGAATAATCGAAGGGACGTTTGCAGCGGGGATGTTAGTCACTTCTATTTACTTTTCAATTCGTAAATCATTTCGGTCTCCTTTGCTCCTAACGAAGTGGGGGATTGTAGTAGCGAGCTTTATCATGGTTATGACTACATTACCACTTTTCATACCTTTGAGTTATGGAGGAAATGTGAGCTTTTACATGGTCATCGGTCTCATATATGGCATAACGCTCACTTTTGTGAATACACCCCTAGGCGTTCTATTGCAGAATGTTATAGAAGATGAGGTGAAGGGAAGAGTATTTGGCATTTTGGAGATGATGGCACAAGGGTTATCTCCTCTTGGAATGATTATTTATGGTCTGGCTTTAGATACGATAGGCCCAGGTTGGAGTATCATTCCCTCAAGTTTTTGTATGACGGCCTTCACCCTTCTGCTTTTAAATCAAAAACGGTTAAAATATATCCCTACCTCATATTCTTCTATTTCCTAG
- a CDS encoding VOC family protein, protein MKITKSPIHNRVNTIFIPVSDLQAAAKWYCHLLGQEYNPEEVKEPVYNMKINHTTGVLLDAGPPGKKQTVKPSAHPLFNFHTEDIDSSFQFVKELEYSVHSDIQRFEDISFFTIKDADENIIMICTG, encoded by the coding sequence ATGAAAATCACAAAAAGCCCTATTCATAATAGAGTGAACACTATTTTTATACCAGTAAGTGATCTACAGGCCGCAGCCAAATGGTACTGTCATTTACTAGGCCAGGAGTATAATCCTGAGGAAGTAAAAGAACCCGTCTATAACATGAAGATCAACCACACAACGGGTGTCCTACTTGATGCAGGACCTCCAGGAAAAAAGCAAACAGTTAAGCCTTCAGCTCACCCCTTATTTAACTTTCATACTGAGGATATTGACTCATCCTTCCAATTTGTAAAAGAGCTTGAATACAGTGTCCATTCAGATATCCAACGCTTTGAAGATATCTCCTTCTTTACCATTAAAGATGCTGATGAAAACATCATTATGATCTGTACAGGATAA
- the dnaN gene encoding DNA polymerase III subunit beta — translation MDFCIKRDIFIKAIDDANKVIRSNTLNPLLSGIKLEANEKELTLTGSNGEIYIMRKVSTQIEEELTIMQGGSVVVSAKSLHQLIKKLPLEIHIQVDQNNRITIRSGEVKSHISGFDSSLFPSIPAEIAQEAITLEGKDLLQMVKQTTFAASNHENRPVLTSVHLSFQKESIRAVATDSHRLALREFSYKNHLQCSCNVPKTAFSLLAKVLSHETSPVKISIHDRSIVFEAGDLLVYSKLIEGHYPNVDQFIPKNAPTILSVNKLQLQEGIERACLFANEWKNHNIHLEVRKGDLHISSSSSDLGGIEEKQTLLSVDGEKECSVTLDGTFLIEALKAVEEEKIRIGISGSMRPIFIRPLDHEQVCHVLSPVRSH, via the coding sequence GTGGATTTTTGTATAAAGAGGGATATTTTCATAAAAGCAATAGATGATGCTAATAAAGTCATTCGTTCCAACACTTTAAATCCTTTGTTATCTGGGATTAAGCTTGAAGCAAACGAAAAGGAATTAACGTTAACAGGTAGTAACGGGGAAATCTATATTATGCGCAAGGTCTCAACACAAATTGAAGAAGAGCTCACTATTATGCAGGGAGGGAGTGTCGTTGTATCGGCAAAATCGCTTCATCAATTAATAAAAAAACTCCCTTTAGAAATACATATTCAGGTTGATCAAAACAATCGAATCACGATCAGATCAGGGGAGGTTAAAAGCCATATAAGCGGATTTGACTCTTCTTTGTTTCCGAGCATTCCTGCTGAAATTGCGCAAGAAGCCATCACTTTGGAAGGTAAAGATTTGCTCCAAATGGTAAAACAGACAACTTTTGCAGCTTCTAATCATGAGAATCGCCCTGTCTTGACTTCAGTCCATTTATCTTTTCAAAAAGAAAGCATCCGGGCGGTCGCTACCGATTCCCATCGTTTAGCCCTTAGAGAGTTTTCATACAAGAATCATTTGCAATGTTCTTGTAATGTTCCAAAAACAGCTTTTTCCCTCCTAGCTAAGGTACTGAGCCATGAAACTTCCCCAGTAAAAATCTCCATACATGATCGCTCAATTGTATTTGAAGCAGGTGACTTGTTGGTCTATTCAAAGTTAATTGAAGGACATTATCCAAATGTAGATCAGTTCATCCCTAAAAATGCACCTACTATACTCTCTGTTAATAAGCTTCAACTTCAGGAAGGGATTGAGAGGGCATGTCTATTTGCGAATGAATGGAAGAACCACAACATTCACCTTGAAGTCAGAAAAGGGGATCTTCATATATCCTCATCATCTTCTGATTTAGGAGGGATCGAAGAAAAACAAACTCTCCTGAGCGTAGATGGGGAAAAGGAATGTTCCGTAACTCTTGATGGAACTTTCTTAATAGAGGCGTTAAAAGCAGTTGAAGAAGAAAAAATTCGAATAGGAATCTCTGGGTCAATGCGTCCTATTTTTATACGTCCTCTTGATCATGAACAAGTTTGTCACGTTCTATCTCCAGTGCGGTCTCACTGA
- a CDS encoding helix-turn-helix domain-containing protein yields the protein MTSLGARIKTLRKKKKLTLQGLSGDYMTKGMLSLIENDKAKPSMQSLHYIADQLDVSVNELLEQVSVTEVRELLITIETLIKDGENEEIIEKMSPLKTEQLPISYESAKVLEIYGKSLYAVGEQGWEVTLHQADHLYITLTLFKESVQVTLFEAWSKIELQQYEEALHLIREKRSVIQSKGAELETLTSLKYLTFETILLFAIGHNEEALHVLHRAIAHSRKSKTFYQVEELYRLACYYSIMTRDEGAVTFYLDKLDLYSKFVDSNETKALVLLLQAHYYNEVKGDYKEAVRSTETFKLLSGGEVDSYYAMEKGKALYHMGDIKGAWQLLNQFNIIPEWVHPFDRSLIYHVKAYQARCLMELGEWEKGKVYAKDAYEGIRGLPETPYQQFVYETFKQSQ from the coding sequence ATGACTTCACTGGGAGCTCGAATTAAAACACTTAGAAAAAAGAAAAAGTTAACTTTGCAAGGGCTGTCTGGAGATTACATGACGAAAGGAATGCTAAGCTTAATTGAGAATGATAAAGCAAAGCCTTCGATGCAAAGTCTTCATTATATTGCAGACCAATTAGATGTATCCGTGAATGAACTACTTGAACAAGTTAGTGTAACGGAAGTTCGTGAGCTTTTAATTACTATTGAAACGCTTATTAAAGATGGTGAGAATGAGGAAATTATTGAAAAAATGTCTCCTCTGAAGACGGAGCAACTACCAATCTCATATGAGTCCGCAAAAGTGTTGGAAATCTACGGTAAGAGTTTATATGCAGTAGGAGAACAAGGTTGGGAAGTGACTTTACACCAGGCGGATCATTTGTATATAACACTAACTCTTTTTAAAGAATCGGTTCAGGTTACACTTTTTGAGGCGTGGAGCAAAATAGAACTACAACAGTATGAGGAAGCACTGCATTTAATAAGAGAAAAGCGATCAGTCATACAATCGAAAGGAGCAGAACTTGAAACGTTAACATCGCTTAAGTACCTTACGTTTGAAACCATCTTACTTTTTGCTATTGGTCACAATGAAGAAGCCTTGCACGTATTGCATAGGGCGATCGCCCATTCAAGAAAAAGCAAGACGTTTTATCAAGTTGAAGAGTTATACCGACTGGCTTGTTATTATTCGATTATGACGCGAGATGAAGGTGCTGTCACATTTTATTTGGATAAGCTCGATTTGTATAGCAAGTTTGTAGACAGTAATGAAACCAAAGCCTTGGTATTGCTGCTACAAGCTCATTATTATAATGAGGTAAAAGGAGATTATAAAGAAGCAGTGCGATCCACGGAGACCTTTAAACTGCTATCTGGTGGTGAAGTGGATTCGTATTATGCAATGGAAAAAGGGAAAGCTCTATATCATATGGGAGATATAAAAGGTGCATGGCAACTACTGAATCAATTCAACATTATTCCTGAATGGGTGCACCCCTTTGATCGTTCTCTGATTTACCATGTCAAAGCATATCAAGCTCGTTGTTTGATGGAATTAGGAGAATGGGAAAAGGGAAAGGTGTATGCAAAAGATGCATATGAAGGAATACGAGGGCTCCCGGAAACACCTTATCAACAATTTGTGTACGAAACTTTTAAACAGTCCCAATAA
- a CDS encoding immunoglobulin-like domain-containing protein encodes MNVKQFLFIASIFIGTMSGCGIGEKVTETETKDTDSSQSNSTIQDDYFENDTLKTLQTDVSKRIKQVENDVFGEEENRNDYGTFYLDREKEQYVVGLLEDSAKAQEFREALKDTIEDKWIRFETVSYTTNTLHSKMSVVYDDVKEFAKDKRNNFHVASDISNNQINLVIDHLTEDEQAQLYNKFGDMLSITIDEEQNELTKKANEQEISEQVSEDEITVGMTAEKFQYPITTEIVKLTVRNTGDVPLLFGTHYTIQKKIDGTWYEVPFDNGAFNDIGLSISPGNTYEEEVHLTGLDYTLTEGTYRVVKSFDQEDKDHDRFKTVRVAATFDLVP; translated from the coding sequence ATGAACGTAAAACAATTCCTGTTCATCGCTTCCATCTTTATAGGAACCATGAGCGGTTGCGGAATCGGGGAAAAGGTAACAGAGACAGAAACCAAGGATACCGACTCTTCACAATCGAACTCCACCATCCAAGATGATTATTTTGAAAATGATACCTTAAAAACCCTCCAAACGGATGTGTCAAAAAGAATCAAGCAAGTGGAGAATGACGTATTTGGAGAAGAGGAGAACCGAAATGATTATGGCACTTTCTATCTCGACCGGGAGAAAGAACAATATGTGGTTGGACTACTTGAAGACAGCGCAAAAGCCCAAGAGTTTAGAGAAGCTTTAAAAGATACCATAGAAGATAAATGGATTCGTTTTGAAACGGTCTCGTATACGACTAACACCTTGCACAGTAAAATGTCCGTTGTTTATGATGATGTAAAAGAATTCGCAAAAGATAAAAGGAATAATTTCCATGTTGCATCAGACATCTCGAATAATCAAATTAACCTAGTGATCGATCATCTAACAGAGGATGAGCAGGCACAACTCTATAATAAATTCGGAGATATGCTTTCCATTACAATCGATGAAGAGCAGAATGAACTTACTAAGAAAGCAAATGAACAAGAGATCTCAGAACAAGTGAGCGAAGATGAAATTACAGTAGGGATGACTGCCGAGAAGTTTCAATACCCTATCACCACAGAAATCGTTAAGCTGACAGTCAGAAATACAGGGGATGTTCCACTCTTATTCGGTACCCATTACACCATTCAGAAAAAAATAGACGGTACATGGTATGAGGTTCCATTTGATAATGGAGCTTTTAACGATATTGGCCTTTCGATTAGCCCAGGTAATACGTATGAAGAGGAAGTTCATTTAACTGGTCTCGATTATACATTAACAGAAGGGACCTATAGGGTTGTGAAATCTTTTGATCAAGAGGATAAAGATCATGATCGATTCAAAACCGTTCGTGTTGCAGCAACCTTTGATCTGGTTCCTTAA
- a CDS encoding cysteine dioxygenase has protein sequence MEWKERMETLLKPLTSPSKEELRRVLQELNTTVKDVEAELGDPDGKPYYRKLLFHNKEVELLVMNWSDLECSPHNHGNSYGWIHVLNGKTEHTVYEVQDGKVPRAIFEEQRGAGEFLYAPVKGVHRMKDDQKSGLITLHLYAPPIKDMVVYDLKACAACVVSEDCGAWWPEETRQRVKELKLKA, from the coding sequence ATGGAGTGGAAAGAACGAATGGAAACTCTTCTTAAACCGTTAACTTCTCCGTCTAAAGAAGAGTTAAGGAGGGTGCTTCAGGAATTGAACACAACAGTAAAAGACGTAGAAGCAGAACTTGGCGATCCTGATGGGAAACCCTATTATAGGAAGCTTTTGTTTCATAATAAAGAGGTGGAACTTCTTGTTATGAATTGGTCTGATTTAGAATGTTCTCCTCATAATCATGGAAATTCTTATGGGTGGATTCATGTCCTTAATGGAAAAACAGAACATACGGTTTATGAGGTGCAGGACGGGAAGGTCCCACGGGCTATATTTGAAGAACAAAGGGGGGCAGGGGAATTTTTGTATGCTCCTGTTAAAGGAGTTCATAGAATGAAAGATGATCAAAAGAGTGGTTTAATTACCTTACATCTCTATGCTCCTCCTATTAAGGATATGGTGGTGTATGATCTTAAGGCTTGCGCAGCATGTGTGGTCTCAGAAGATTGTGGCGCTTGGTGGCCAGAGGAAACTCGGCAACGTGTGAAAGAGTTAAAGCTCAAGGCTTGA
- a CDS encoding STAS domain-containing protein gives MANEYNLNSTDFQSLKTASKKMFDMIVTRLNVNTAYVAKRGEKEMTVLSSLNKDEEIIPEGYSVEYGGSYCRHIFNNVNNEMHTADVNHYEITRNLDVTPELGIKGYLGVTLTDTEGTIFGTLCVMDREEREFSEEDVEYLKSMADLLSHIIELDKTKFNMGFLSVPILPITNGVSILTLQGVIDDQRANKIMESVLQHTSEKQIDYIIIDLSGLVIIDDLFPNLLVKLVQSLQLIGAETIITGITPEAALHNISSQHIQDLKAKTVHNLEGALEYIGFHLQEK, from the coding sequence ATGGCAAATGAATACAACTTGAATTCAACGGACTTCCAATCTTTGAAAACCGCCTCTAAGAAGATGTTCGATATGATCGTGACCCGCTTAAACGTGAATACAGCTTATGTAGCGAAGCGCGGGGAGAAAGAAATGACTGTTCTTAGTTCCCTGAACAAAGACGAAGAAATTATTCCAGAGGGATACTCAGTTGAATACGGTGGGAGTTATTGCAGACATATATTTAACAATGTAAACAATGAGATGCATACCGCGGATGTAAACCATTATGAGATAACTCGTAATCTAGACGTTACACCAGAGCTTGGTATTAAGGGATATTTAGGTGTTACCCTTACGGATACGGAAGGTACGATCTTTGGAACACTTTGTGTGATGGACCGTGAAGAAAGGGAATTTAGTGAAGAAGATGTAGAATACCTAAAATCTATGGCTGATCTTCTCTCCCATATCATTGAGCTTGATAAGACCAAGTTTAACATGGGTTTCTTAAGTGTTCCGATCCTCCCTATTACAAATGGGGTATCAATTCTGACGCTACAGGGCGTAATCGATGACCAACGAGCAAATAAAATTATGGAAAGTGTCCTCCAGCACACTTCCGAGAAGCAAATTGATTACATTATTATTGATCTATCAGGACTGGTCATTATAGACGATCTGTTTCCAAATTTACTAGTTAAGCTTGTCCAATCTCTTCAGTTAATTGGAGCAGAAACAATTATTACGGGCATAACACCTGAAGCGGCCCTACATAATATTAGTAGTCAACACATTCAAGACCTTAAAGCCAAGACCGTGCATAACCTTGAAGGTGCGCTTGAATATATTGGTTTTCATTTACAAGAAAAATAA
- a CDS encoding DMT family transporter has translation MSTKLAASFYATLSITFWGISFVSTKAVLDKLDPYTVLVIRFGFGALFLLSVLVFMRYPMKLALIHVPALIVLGILGVFVHQIIQATALLTIDASHAGWIISFSPVFTVFLSMIFLHEKVTLSRAIGIGVAIAGVILITTSRSGQGISFAMNIGYLLMLLSTLNWAVYGILLKRLHIPLPSIVITFYMSALSFILTVPILIKGRGWEDLALLSPGEWGHLIFLGVFVSGIAYWYWGKAHEVLEASQASAFMYLEPLATLIAAVLLLNERIFLQSIAGGIIIIVGVIFVNGQVWNLRNILKKRRV, from the coding sequence ATGTCTACCAAACTGGCTGCCTCTTTCTACGCAACTTTATCCATCACATTTTGGGGTATATCTTTTGTCTCAACTAAAGCAGTTTTAGATAAGCTTGATCCTTATACCGTACTCGTCATTCGATTTGGATTCGGGGCTTTGTTTTTATTAAGCGTACTTGTATTCATGAGATATCCAATGAAATTAGCCCTTATTCACGTTCCAGCCCTGATTGTACTTGGAATACTTGGAGTCTTTGTCCATCAAATTATTCAGGCAACAGCACTTTTAACCATTGATGCGTCTCATGCGGGATGGATTATATCGTTTTCCCCTGTGTTTACCGTTTTCTTGTCGATGATCTTTCTTCATGAAAAAGTGACGCTCTCAAGGGCTATAGGTATAGGGGTGGCTATAGCTGGTGTCATCTTAATTACGACCTCGAGAAGTGGCCAGGGGATCTCATTTGCTATGAACATAGGCTATCTTCTTATGCTCCTTAGCACCCTGAATTGGGCGGTTTATGGAATTCTTTTAAAACGATTACACATTCCGTTGCCTTCGATTGTCATTACTTTTTATATGAGTGCGCTCTCTTTCATCCTCACCGTCCCTATCCTCATAAAGGGGCGAGGATGGGAGGATTTAGCGCTGTTAAGTCCGGGGGAATGGGGTCACCTCATATTCCTTGGTGTGTTTGTTTCGGGTATCGCCTACTGGTACTGGGGGAAGGCGCACGAAGTATTAGAGGCTTCTCAGGCAAGTGCTTTTATGTACTTAGAGCCACTGGCTACATTAATTGCTGCAGTTTTACTGCTTAACGAGAGAATCTTCCTTCAAAGTATCGCCGGAGGAATCATTATTATTGTGGGAGTCATTTTCGTAAATGGACAGGTTTGGAACCTTAGGAACATTCTAAAGAAAAGGAGGGTGTAA